A window of the Microvirga terrae genome harbors these coding sequences:
- a CDS encoding peptidase domain-containing ABC transporter has protein sequence MVSAGPWLTRPFRGLIGRFGIGFLIPVIEATLLITLLALALPVALLQVYDRILPNKAIGTLAVLATTVAIAVLLEALLRHVRGRVLARVAATSEAQAHRQAMQCLLNAPLSELEAHGNGYYAERLSAIGTLREAWSGPALQAMLDLPFALLYLLGIWYLAGPLVLVPLTLLAGVGLLAALTGHRVRRAAHELAMAEERRFNFLFDTLNCIHSMKVLGAEPLLERRYERLQNGSAQLRRKLSHRISSGQEGGMLLAQVATVGVAAFGCHMVLSGQLSVGGLGACTMLVGRTMQPLLGGVALWSRLQSLRESKRRVAEIGALPQERSAGRPALQVPAGHVLLQDVRFRTPRYSEWLFDGLDLEALPGEIVGITGSNGSGRSALLRLIAGDLKATSGQVQIDGQDLAEVDVGPARRLVALVPPDPALVRGTLLQNMTMHQPQREGLALRLATELGLDQVASALPGGWHTQVGVAATPLPRGAAQRIGVVRALVEEPRILLLDDITSQIDGDSDARLARLLADLRGRVTVVIVTHRPSTLNIADRVYAIRDSRLERVS, from the coding sequence ATGGTGTCCGCCGGCCCCTGGCTGACGCGCCCGTTCAGAGGCCTGATCGGCCGCTTCGGGATCGGGTTCCTGATCCCGGTGATAGAGGCGACGCTGCTCATCACCCTGCTGGCGCTGGCGCTTCCCGTCGCGCTGCTTCAGGTCTACGACCGGATCCTGCCGAACAAGGCTATCGGGACCCTGGCGGTGCTTGCCACGACGGTGGCCATCGCGGTCCTTCTGGAGGCGCTGCTGCGCCACGTGCGCGGCCGGGTGCTCGCCCGTGTCGCGGCAACCTCGGAGGCCCAGGCCCATCGCCAGGCCATGCAATGCCTGCTGAATGCCCCTCTGTCCGAACTCGAGGCCCACGGCAACGGCTATTACGCCGAGCGCCTCTCGGCGATCGGCACCCTGCGCGAGGCCTGGTCCGGTCCCGCCCTGCAGGCGATGCTCGACCTTCCTTTCGCGCTGCTCTACCTCCTCGGCATCTGGTATCTGGCAGGTCCCCTGGTTCTGGTGCCCCTGACGCTTCTGGCCGGCGTCGGCCTTCTGGCTGCGCTGACCGGACACCGTGTTCGCCGCGCGGCACATGAGCTCGCGATGGCCGAGGAGCGTCGCTTCAATTTTCTCTTCGACACGCTGAACTGCATTCACTCCATGAAGGTGCTGGGCGCCGAGCCCTTGCTGGAGAGGCGCTACGAGCGCCTGCAGAACGGCTCCGCGCAACTGCGTCGGAAGCTGTCGCATCGGATTTCGTCCGGTCAGGAAGGCGGCATGCTGCTGGCCCAGGTCGCCACGGTGGGAGTCGCGGCCTTCGGGTGCCACATGGTTCTGAGCGGACAGCTCAGCGTCGGCGGGCTTGGCGCCTGCACCATGCTGGTCGGTCGCACGATGCAGCCTCTCCTCGGCGGCGTCGCCCTGTGGTCGCGCCTGCAATCGCTCAGAGAGAGCAAGCGGCGCGTCGCCGAGATCGGGGCGCTTCCGCAGGAACGCAGCGCCGGGCGGCCCGCCTTGCAGGTCCCTGCCGGTCACGTTCTTCTGCAGGACGTTCGGTTCCGGACCCCGCGCTATAGCGAATGGCTGTTCGACGGTCTCGACCTTGAAGCCCTGCCGGGCGAGATCGTCGGCATCACGGGCTCCAACGGATCCGGCCGTTCCGCATTGCTGCGCCTGATCGCGGGAGACCTCAAGGCGACGAGCGGACAGGTCCAGATCGACGGGCAGGATCTCGCCGAGGTCGATGTCGGGCCGGCACGGCGGCTCGTCGCTCTGGTGCCGCCGGATCCGGCACTGGTCCGGGGCACCCTGCTGCAGAACATGACCATGCATCAGCCGCAGCGCGAGGGTCTGGCCCTGCGCTTGGCGACGGAACTCGGTCTCGACCAGGTTGCCAGCGCCTTGCCGGGCGGCTGGCACACCCAGGTCGGTGTGGCCGCCACGCCCTTGCCGCGCGGCGCCGCCCAGCGCATCGGTGTCGTTCGTGCACTCGTCGAGGAACCGCGCATCCTGCTCCTGGACGACATCACGTCGCAGATCGACGGCGACAGCGATGCACGACTGGCCCGTCTCCTGGCGGACCTGCGGGGCAGGGTGACGGTGGTGATCGTCACGCATCGCCCCTCCACGTTGAACATCGCCGACAGGGTCTACGCGATCCGGGACAGCCGATTGGAGCGCGTGTCATGA
- a CDS encoding catechol 2,3-dioxygenase: MQDEPVLDLAHLGHLELLTPKPEESLRFFVDVLGMTESGRQGDSVYLRGWDDYERHSLKLTASKKPGMGHMAFRARSPQALERRVAALKGSSYEIGWTDGDLGHGPAFLCRDPDGHVVELYYETEWYQAPPELKPALKNQAQRFPARGVNVRRLDHLNCLASDIRANRVFYETYLGCRLTEQIVLDDGNEAGMWMTLTNKSYDFAFTRDHTGARGRFHHLTYALDSREDVLRAADIFLEAGVPIESGPHKHAVQQTFFLYVYEPGGNRVEVCNAGARLILAPDWKPVVWTEEERRKGQAWGMKTVESFHTYGTPPVEIDD, from the coding sequence ATGCAAGACGAACCGGTGCTCGACCTGGCCCATCTCGGCCACCTTGAACTGCTCACGCCGAAGCCCGAGGAGAGCCTGCGCTTCTTCGTCGACGTGCTCGGCATGACGGAGAGCGGGCGCCAGGGAGACTCCGTCTATCTCCGGGGCTGGGACGATTACGAGCGCCACTCGCTCAAGCTCACGGCGTCGAAGAAGCCCGGCATGGGCCACATGGCGTTCCGTGCCCGGAGCCCGCAGGCTCTGGAGCGTCGCGTGGCCGCCCTGAAAGGGTCGAGCTATGAGATCGGCTGGACGGATGGCGATCTCGGTCATGGGCCGGCCTTCCTCTGCCGCGATCCGGACGGGCATGTGGTCGAGCTCTATTACGAAACCGAGTGGTATCAGGCTCCGCCGGAACTGAAGCCGGCCCTGAAGAACCAGGCGCAGCGTTTTCCGGCCCGTGGCGTCAATGTCCGCCGGCTCGACCACCTGAACTGCCTTGCCTCGGACATCCGGGCGAACCGGGTTTTCTACGAGACTTATCTCGGGTGCCGCCTGACCGAGCAGATCGTCCTCGACGACGGCAACGAGGCCGGCATGTGGATGACGCTGACCAACAAGAGCTACGACTTCGCCTTCACGCGGGACCATACCGGCGCGAGGGGCCGCTTCCATCACCTGACCTATGCGCTCGACAGCCGCGAAGACGTCTTGAGAGCCGCCGACATCTTTCTGGAGGCCGGCGTCCCGATCGAGTCCGGGCCGCACAAGCACGCGGTGCAGCAGACCTTCTTCCTGTATGTGTACGAGCCGGGCGGCAACCGGGTCGAGGTCTGCAACGCCGGCGCCCGGCTCATCCTGGCCCCGGACTGGAAGCCGGTCGTCTGGACCGAGGAGGAGCGCAGGAAAGGCCAGGCCTGGGGCATGAAGACCGTCGAGTCGTTCCACACCTACGGGACGCCTCCAGTCGAGATCGACGACTAG
- a CDS encoding peptidase domain-containing ABC transporter, whose amino-acid sequence MNLAKEDRSRFPLELPEDLVAPSDLARCLTSMLWLMEWSGSADDLLSALPHVKPDLDITDVRNTLAILGYPTRMERLSRGSLDPRRLPAILLPTGGAAAIVYRDEEGRILLLDGATGHVEPCSPETLRGTLMLVIDADVGASRQGWFSGIARRFRGDLPALLGISGLMAVLGLAVPVFTMSVFDTVIAGYSPQTLPMLVVGAAIAILLEVAFRSIRQRALLSIAERLDRTVPSAVFTQLMSLPTALVERAGTASQVSRLRDFAAIREFLTGSFAVALLDMPFTLLVIILMVLLGGWIAVVPVGTAIGFVALYLVSRGPMRLAIEQAARANQAREALAVEALETVRTLKLVGAEERWIDRYSAAAAAAAVASARVSTLSGSVLATSQALVTLSGLAAVVMGVLAVLGGSMTAGALIAGMMLIWRILGPLQTCFVMLSRWEQTQASIRQVDGLMALETERPPPLEARMAPPEQGAIVFQRVTLRYLPQSEPVLAGASFAIQPGQVVAVTGAEGSGKSTLLLLIAGLYRPQGGLVRIDSHDVRSFNPAVLRRSIGWVPQSPGLLYGTVAQNLRLARPSASDTELRDAAAEAGVLEAIEALPQGFDTRVGDNQSGRLPRSILQRIALAGALLRNAPILLLDEPVAGLDDACAKAFTDVIASRRGRCTILMATHRPSHIRLADRVLRLRDGQVEELDQQTAPPVGPRPTRAPIGPSVANAAFGHLSAANNSKVA is encoded by the coding sequence ATGAACCTGGCCAAGGAAGACCGTTCGCGCTTTCCGCTGGAACTGCCGGAGGATCTGGTTGCGCCATCCGATCTCGCCCGCTGCCTGACGTCCATGCTGTGGCTGATGGAATGGTCCGGCAGCGCGGACGATCTGCTGTCGGCTCTGCCGCATGTCAAACCGGACCTCGACATCACGGACGTGCGGAACACTCTGGCCATCCTGGGCTATCCGACCCGCATGGAGCGCCTGTCGCGCGGGAGCCTCGACCCGAGGCGGCTGCCGGCGATCCTGCTCCCGACGGGCGGCGCAGCGGCAATCGTCTATCGCGACGAAGAGGGGAGAATCCTTCTCCTCGACGGGGCGACCGGCCACGTGGAGCCCTGCAGCCCGGAGACGCTTCGCGGGACCTTGATGCTCGTCATCGATGCGGATGTAGGAGCGTCGCGTCAGGGGTGGTTCAGCGGAATCGCCCGGCGGTTCCGCGGCGATCTGCCGGCGCTGCTCGGCATCAGCGGATTGATGGCGGTGCTCGGGCTCGCGGTGCCCGTATTCACCATGTCGGTGTTCGACACCGTGATCGCCGGCTATAGCCCGCAGACCCTGCCGATGCTGGTCGTTGGCGCGGCAATCGCCATCCTCCTTGAGGTCGCATTCCGGTCCATTCGCCAGCGGGCTCTGCTCAGCATCGCGGAACGGCTCGACCGGACCGTGCCGAGCGCCGTCTTCACGCAGCTCATGTCCCTGCCGACGGCCCTGGTGGAAAGAGCCGGAACCGCCTCCCAAGTCTCGCGGCTCCGCGATTTCGCGGCGATCCGTGAGTTTCTCACGGGCAGTTTCGCCGTCGCTCTTCTCGACATGCCTTTCACGCTGCTCGTCATCATCCTCATGGTGCTGCTGGGGGGCTGGATTGCGGTGGTTCCGGTGGGCACGGCCATCGGGTTCGTCGCCCTCTACCTCGTGTCCCGCGGCCCGATGCGACTGGCGATTGAGCAGGCCGCTCGGGCCAATCAGGCGCGGGAAGCGCTCGCTGTCGAAGCTCTCGAAACCGTCAGGACCCTGAAGCTCGTCGGGGCTGAGGAGCGCTGGATCGATCGCTATTCCGCCGCAGCGGCTGCCGCGGCCGTCGCCTCGGCCCGGGTCAGCACCTTGTCCGGGTCGGTTCTCGCCACGAGCCAAGCTCTCGTGACCCTGTCGGGTCTCGCCGCCGTCGTGATGGGAGTGCTCGCGGTTCTGGGCGGCTCGATGACCGCAGGTGCGCTGATTGCCGGGATGATGCTGATCTGGCGAATTCTCGGCCCGCTGCAGACCTGCTTCGTGATGCTGTCGCGCTGGGAGCAGACACAGGCCTCCATCCGGCAGGTCGACGGGCTGATGGCCCTGGAGACGGAACGGCCTCCGCCGCTCGAGGCGCGCATGGCGCCGCCGGAGCAGGGCGCCATCGTGTTCCAGCGCGTGACCCTGCGCTATCTTCCGCAATCCGAACCGGTTCTCGCCGGTGCCAGCTTCGCCATCCAGCCCGGTCAGGTCGTTGCCGTGACGGGTGCGGAAGGAAGTGGCAAATCGACCCTGCTTCTGCTGATCGCAGGGCTCTACAGGCCTCAGGGTGGACTCGTTCGGATCGACAGCCACGACGTGCGCTCCTTCAACCCCGCCGTGCTTCGTCGCAGCATCGGCTGGGTGCCGCAATCGCCCGGTCTTCTCTACGGCACGGTGGCGCAGAACCTGCGTCTCGCCCGCCCCAGCGCGTCGGACACGGAGCTCCGCGACGCGGCCGCGGAAGCCGGTGTCCTTGAGGCCATCGAGGCGCTGCCGCAGGGCTTCGACACCCGAGTGGGCGACAACCAGAGCGGCCGCCTGCCGCGCAGCATCCTGCAACGGATCGCCCTTGCGGGCGCCTTGCTGCGTAATGCGCCGATCCTGTTGCTCGATGAACCTGTCGCGGGTCTCGACGACGCCTGCGCGAAAGCCTTCACCGACGTCATCGCCTCGCGCCGCGGCCGTTGCACGATCCTGATGGCAACCCACCGGCCGAGCCACATCCGGCTGGCCGACCGCGTCCTGCGCCTGCGTGACGGTCAGGTGGAAGAACTCGACCAGCAGACGGCTCCTCCCGTCGGCCCCCGTCCGACGAGAGCTCCGATCGGCCCGTCCGTGGCGAACGCCGCCTTCGGTCATCTGTCTGCCGCCAACAACTCGAAAGTTGCATGA